One part of the Chryseobacterium mulctrae genome encodes these proteins:
- a CDS encoding sensor histidine kinase: MKPLLSKTTKPFIIYVLVILLMSIPVYYFIVDTIWQSELDEHNKTIAEKTAYEFNHLKLSDEALDESIELWNNIQPETNIEKLKFDNRKRDQYFTIEKAETFSAEPEIERYRCLEKVVYINNKPFLFTVQTNIEESRETIAAIALNTAFFFAIIVAGLLILNRRISAVVWNPFRNTLEKLKNFNLNHQSKIEFEKTDISEFEELHQSLSKLIEHSISVYKTQKEFTENASHELQTPLAIIKHKLDILLQDKDLTLKQYEIVEDMNRALTRSSRINKNLLLLAKIENSQFDTTENILLNNVVEQSIEILEEHFQQKNIKVQSSFEAEVFVNGNMSLTEVLINNLIVNAIRHTTQNGFIDIKLMNSSFQIANSGAEKLNENFLFKRFSRLSTDSNGSGLGLAIIYEICKFQNWKISYTFENSQHIFTVDF; the protein is encoded by the coding sequence ATGAAACCGCTTTTAAGTAAAACCACAAAACCATTTATTATCTATGTACTCGTTATTTTGTTAATGAGTATTCCCGTTTACTATTTTATTGTAGATACAATTTGGCAGAGTGAACTCGATGAGCACAACAAAACGATTGCAGAAAAAACGGCGTATGAATTTAATCATCTGAAATTGTCTGATGAAGCTTTGGATGAAAGTATTGAGCTTTGGAACAACATTCAGCCGGAAACGAATATCGAAAAACTTAAATTCGACAATAGAAAAAGAGATCAATATTTTACTATTGAAAAAGCCGAAACTTTTTCTGCGGAACCTGAAATAGAACGTTACCGTTGTCTGGAAAAAGTAGTTTACATCAATAATAAACCTTTTCTTTTTACGGTACAGACCAATATTGAAGAATCTCGTGAAACCATTGCAGCGATTGCGCTCAACACCGCATTTTTCTTTGCGATTATTGTTGCAGGACTTTTAATTCTCAATAGGAGAATTTCGGCGGTGGTTTGGAATCCGTTTAGAAATACATTGGAAAAGCTGAAAAATTTTAACCTGAATCATCAAAGTAAAATAGAGTTTGAAAAAACCGATATTTCAGAGTTTGAAGAACTTCACCAGTCTTTATCTAAATTGATAGAACACAGTATTTCTGTCTATAAAACCCAAAAAGAATTTACCGAAAATGCATCCCACGAATTACAGACGCCTTTGGCAATTATTAAGCACAAATTAGATATTCTTCTTCAGGATAAGGATTTAACTTTAAAACAATACGAAATTGTAGAAGATATGAACAGAGCTTTGACCCGAAGTTCCAGGATCAATAAAAACCTTTTGTTGCTTGCTAAAATTGAAAACAGTCAGTTTGATACAACTGAGAATATTCTGCTGAATAATGTAGTTGAGCAAAGTATTGAAATATTGGAAGAACATTTTCAACAAAAAAACATTAAAGTACAATCTTCATTTGAGGCGGAAGTTTTTGTAAATGGAAACATGAGCTTAACAGAGGTTTTGATCAATAATTTAATCGTCAATGCGATTCGACACACGACTCAGAATGGTTTTATCGATATAAAACTGATGAACTCTTCTTTTCAGATTGCCAATTCCGGAGCGGAAAAACTCAACGAAAATTTTTTGTTTAAAAGATTTTCTAGGCTTTCTACAGACAGTAACGGAAGCGGTTTGGGTCTCGCCATTATTTATGAAATCTGCAAATTTCAAAATTGGAAAATCTCTTATACCTTTGAAAACAGTCAGCACATTTTTACAGTAGATTTTTAA
- a CDS encoding response regulator transcription factor, whose protein sequence is MKILIIEDETELSKSIAEYLSGESYLCEFATTFAMAMNKIEIFQYDCIVLDIMLPDGNGLTILEELKKQNKQDGVIIVSAKNALEDKIVGLQLGADDYLTKPFHLSELMARIYSIIRRKQFNNSNIIIQNELQIDILAKTVMINNQNIDLTKKEFDLLLYFIGNKNKVISKSTLAEHLSGDLADMLDSHDFVYAHVKNLKKKLYDAGCEHYLKTVYGTGYKWADN, encoded by the coding sequence GTGAAAATTTTAATCATAGAAGACGAAACAGAATTGTCTAAAAGTATTGCAGAATATCTTTCCGGGGAAAGTTATTTGTGCGAATTTGCCACGACTTTTGCGATGGCAATGAATAAAATAGAAATATTCCAGTACGATTGCATTGTTTTGGATATCATGCTTCCCGATGGAAACGGATTGACTATTTTGGAAGAATTAAAAAAACAGAATAAACAAGATGGTGTCATCATTGTTTCCGCAAAAAATGCTTTGGAAGATAAAATTGTAGGCTTACAGTTGGGAGCCGATGATTATTTGACCAAGCCTTTCCATCTTTCTGAACTCATGGCGAGAATTTATTCTATTATCAGAAGAAAACAGTTTAATAATTCTAATATTATTATTCAAAACGAACTTCAGATTGATATTTTAGCTAAAACGGTTATGATTAACAATCAAAATATTGATCTTACAAAAAAAGAATTTGACCTGCTTCTTTATTTTATAGGAAATAAAAATAAAGTCATCTCTAAAAGTACTTTGGCAGAACATCTTTCGGGTGATTTGGCAGATATGCTCGACAGTCATGATTTTGTTTACGCTCATGTGAAAAACCTCAAAAAGAAATTATACGATGCAGGTTGCGAACATTATCTTAAAACAGTTTACGGAACCGGCTATAAATGGGCCGATAATTAG